Proteins found in one Geomonas subterranea genomic segment:
- a CDS encoding ABC transporter ATP-binding protein — protein MLKVENVSVNYGAIKALQNVSFQINQGEIVALIGANGAGKTTILNTISNIVPSVGGKITYLDKEITKLPPHEIVKLGISQVPEGRRVFAKMSVLENLEMGAYTRSDNEVASDMEKIFQRFPRLNERKKQAAKTLSGGEQQMLAMGRALMSRPKLLLLDEPSMGLAPMLVEQIFQIIQEINAGGTTILLVEQNANMALSIAHRAYVLETGEVVLQGDAKELASNPEVRKAYLGE, from the coding sequence ATGCTTAAGGTAGAGAATGTCAGCGTGAACTACGGCGCCATCAAGGCGCTGCAAAACGTTTCCTTCCAGATCAACCAGGGTGAGATCGTTGCGCTGATCGGCGCCAACGGTGCCGGCAAGACCACCATCCTGAACACCATCTCCAACATCGTCCCGTCGGTCGGCGGCAAGATCACCTACCTCGACAAGGAGATCACCAAGCTTCCGCCGCACGAGATCGTCAAGCTGGGCATTTCCCAGGTCCCCGAAGGGCGCCGCGTCTTCGCCAAGATGAGCGTGCTCGAAAACCTCGAGATGGGCGCCTACACGAGAAGCGACAACGAGGTCGCCTCCGACATGGAGAAGATCTTCCAGCGCTTCCCGCGCCTGAACGAGCGCAAGAAGCAGGCCGCCAAGACCCTTTCCGGCGGCGAGCAGCAGATGCTGGCGATGGGCAGGGCGCTCATGTCCCGTCCGAAACTCCTCCTTCTGGATGAGCCCTCCATGGGCCTCGCCCCGATGCTGGTCGAGCAGATATTCCAGATCATCCAGGAGATCAACGCCGGCGGTACCACCATCCTCCTGGTCGAGCAGAACGCCAACATGGCGCTCTCCATCGCTCACCGCGCCTACGTCCTCGAGACCGGCGAGGTGGTGCTGCAGGGCGACGCCAAGGAACTCGCCTCGAACCCCGAAGTGAGAAAGGCTTACCTGGGAGAGTAG
- the pruA gene encoding L-glutamate gamma-semialdehyde dehydrogenase, with amino-acid sequence MNNTELNNRVIARGKEFFSTISGEKPSLFNKGAWMGKVMDWSMQNETFKIQMFRFVDVFPSLTTGKLLTDHIREYFGEEKDMPPVLSTGAKVAGMLGSFGGAMLNKFLTTNIQEMARQFIVGENTKEAIKNMERLRKDGFAFVVDVLGEATLSEKEADIYMNTYLELLDSLKKEYKEWKPLPGKGGDANLDWGHAPKVNVAVKPTALFCLANPQDFEGSVVAILERVRKIAKKVMELDGFLCIDMESYRHKDIIIEVYKRLKLEFPNYDQFGIVLQAYLVDTDKDLPELLAWARQKNVKISIRLVKGAYWDMETVKAKQNDWAIPVWTIKAESDAAYERQAKMILESSDICHFACASHNIRTISAVMEMAKELNVPDERYEFQVLYGMAEPVRRGILKVAGRIRLYCPYGDMVPGMGYLVRRLLENTANESFLRQSFAEDAQIERLLEDPEITAQRERAARAAAKKAEAKGPGGLKPFYNEAMVDFTRADHRAAFPKEIAEVRKQLGKTYPLFINGKEVKTADTIPSVNPNKPSETIGVICQAGTKEVGDAIAAAKKAFPAWRDTEPKDRAQYLIKAAAVARRRIFELSAWQVLEIGKQWDQAYADVCEAIDFLEYYAREMITLGTPKRVGNAPGELNHYFYEPKGVAAVIAPWNFPLAISLGMTSAAIVAGNCVVFKPSGITSVIGYHIVELFREAGLPEGVFNYTPGRGSVMGDFLVDSPDVSLIAFTGSMEVGLRIIDRAAKVYPGQENVKKIVCEMGGKNAIIIDDDADLDEAVPHVLYSAFGFQGQKCSACSRVIVLDAVYDKFVERLVSMAQATLVGPSEDPAHYMGAVADDKAMKTIKEYAEIGKKEGHVLYESKVPSDGGYYVPMTIIGGIKPEHRIAQEEIFGPVLAVMRAKDFDQAIEWANSTKFALTGGVFSRSPEHLAQARRQFRVGNLYLNRNNTGALVGRQPFGGSKMSGVGTKAGGHDYLLHFMDPRVVTENTMRRGFAPVEEDDDWVA; translated from the coding sequence ATGAACAACACCGAACTGAACAACAGAGTCATTGCACGGGGCAAGGAGTTCTTCTCCACCATCTCCGGCGAAAAGCCGTCCCTCTTCAACAAGGGCGCCTGGATGGGCAAGGTGATGGACTGGAGCATGCAGAACGAAACCTTCAAGATCCAGATGTTCCGCTTTGTGGACGTATTCCCGTCCCTCACCACCGGCAAGCTCCTCACCGATCACATCCGCGAATACTTCGGCGAAGAGAAGGACATGCCGCCGGTCCTTTCCACCGGCGCCAAGGTTGCCGGGATGCTCGGCTCCTTCGGCGGGGCGATGCTGAACAAGTTCCTCACTACCAACATCCAGGAAATGGCCCGCCAGTTCATCGTGGGCGAGAACACCAAGGAAGCCATCAAGAACATGGAGCGCCTTAGAAAGGACGGCTTCGCGTTCGTCGTGGACGTGCTGGGCGAGGCGACGCTTTCCGAGAAGGAAGCGGACATCTACATGAACACCTACCTCGAACTCCTCGATTCGCTCAAGAAGGAGTACAAGGAGTGGAAACCGCTGCCGGGCAAGGGGGGGGACGCGAACCTCGACTGGGGGCACGCGCCGAAGGTCAACGTGGCGGTCAAGCCGACTGCGCTCTTCTGCCTTGCCAACCCGCAGGACTTCGAGGGCTCGGTGGTCGCCATCCTGGAGCGCGTCAGGAAGATAGCGAAGAAAGTCATGGAACTGGATGGCTTCCTCTGCATCGACATGGAGTCCTACCGCCACAAGGACATCATCATCGAGGTGTACAAGCGGCTCAAGCTCGAGTTCCCCAATTACGACCAGTTCGGTATCGTGCTCCAGGCCTACCTGGTGGACACCGACAAGGACCTCCCGGAGCTTCTCGCCTGGGCCCGCCAGAAGAACGTGAAGATCTCCATCCGCCTCGTGAAAGGCGCCTACTGGGACATGGAGACCGTCAAGGCCAAGCAGAACGACTGGGCGATCCCGGTCTGGACCATCAAGGCCGAGTCCGACGCCGCTTACGAGCGCCAGGCCAAGATGATCCTGGAAAGCTCCGACATCTGCCACTTCGCCTGCGCTTCCCACAACATCAGGACCATTTCGGCGGTCATGGAGATGGCGAAGGAGCTGAACGTTCCCGACGAGCGTTACGAGTTCCAGGTGCTCTACGGCATGGCCGAGCCGGTCAGAAGGGGGATCCTGAAGGTCGCCGGCCGCATCCGCCTCTACTGCCCGTACGGCGACATGGTTCCGGGCATGGGCTACCTGGTGCGCCGTCTGCTCGAGAACACCGCCAACGAATCCTTCCTGCGTCAGAGCTTCGCCGAGGATGCACAGATCGAGCGCCTTCTCGAGGACCCGGAGATCACCGCACAGCGTGAGCGCGCCGCACGCGCCGCCGCCAAGAAGGCGGAAGCCAAGGGGCCCGGCGGATTGAAGCCGTTCTACAACGAGGCGATGGTCGACTTCACCCGCGCCGACCACCGCGCCGCCTTCCCGAAAGAGATCGCGGAAGTAAGAAAGCAGCTGGGCAAGACCTATCCGCTCTTCATCAACGGCAAGGAAGTGAAGACCGCCGACACCATCCCGTCGGTGAACCCGAACAAGCCGTCCGAGACCATCGGGGTCATCTGCCAGGCCGGGACCAAGGAAGTGGGCGACGCCATCGCGGCCGCCAAGAAGGCCTTCCCCGCATGGCGCGACACCGAGCCCAAAGACCGCGCCCAGTACCTCATCAAGGCCGCCGCGGTGGCGCGCCGCCGCATCTTCGAGCTCTCCGCATGGCAGGTGCTCGAAATCGGCAAGCAGTGGGACCAGGCTTACGCCGACGTATGCGAGGCGATCGACTTCCTCGAATACTACGCCCGCGAGATGATCACCCTGGGGACCCCGAAGCGCGTGGGCAACGCGCCGGGCGAGCTGAACCACTACTTCTACGAGCCCAAAGGCGTGGCCGCGGTCATCGCACCGTGGAACTTCCCGCTCGCCATCAGCCTCGGCATGACTTCCGCCGCCATCGTGGCCGGTAACTGCGTCGTGTTCAAGCCCTCCGGCATCACCTCCGTCATCGGCTACCACATCGTGGAACTGTTCCGCGAAGCGGGGCTTCCGGAAGGGGTGTTCAACTACACCCCGGGCCGCGGCTCCGTCATGGGCGACTTCCTGGTGGACAGCCCCGACGTCTCCCTTATCGCCTTCACCGGCTCCATGGAGGTCGGCCTCAGGATCATCGACCGCGCCGCCAAGGTCTACCCGGGCCAGGAGAACGTGAAGAAGATCGTCTGCGAGATGGGAGGCAAGAACGCCATCATCATCGACGACGACGCCGACCTGGACGAGGCGGTACCGCATGTCCTCTACTCCGCCTTCGGCTTCCAGGGGCAGAAGTGCTCGGCCTGCTCCCGTGTCATCGTCCTCGACGCGGTGTACGACAAGTTCGTGGAGCGCCTGGTCTCCATGGCGCAGGCGACCCTGGTCGGCCCCTCCGAGGATCCGGCCCACTACATGGGGGCCGTCGCCGACGACAAGGCGATGAAGACCATCAAGGAGTACGCCGAGATCGGCAAGAAGGAAGGGCACGTGCTCTACGAGAGCAAGGTGCCGAGCGACGGCGGCTACTACGTCCCGATGACCATCATCGGCGGCATCAAGCCGGAGCACAGGATCGCCCAGGAGGAGATCTTCGGACCGGTTCTCGCCGTGATGCGCGCGAAGGACTTCGACCAGGCGATCGAGTGGGCCAACTCCACCAAGTTCGCCCTGACCGGCGGCGTCTTCTCCAGGAGCCCGGAGCACCTGGCCCAGGCGCGTCGCCAGTTCCGCGTCGGCAACCTGTACCTGAACCGCAACAACACCGGCGCACTCGTCGGCCGCCAGCCCTTCGGCGGCTCCAAGATGTCCGGCGTCGGCACCAAGGCGGGGGGGCACGACTACCTGCTGCACTTCATGGACCCGAGGGTGGTCACCGAGAACACCATGCGCCGCGGCTTCGCACCGGTCGAGGAGGACGACGACTGGGTCGCATAA
- a CDS encoding sigma-54 interaction domain-containing protein: MTEAVNGTITALDLEEMARQMRAFQDLTRELDAIIDSSSDGLWICDADAVVIRINPASERINNITAAEVIGKNMHELLDQGFIDRSAALEALTTGKVVSQLQNRQGRKLISTGTPVLDANGKVIRVVVSERDVTEIDNLQRELEEQEALRDQFRSHMLEMQQADLASRSVIARSPLMVNALKQALKVSAVNSTVLILGESGVGKGLIAELIHKNSSRADKPLIEINCGAIPESLIESELFGYEKGAFTGAQVSGKPGYLELADGGILFLDEIAELPQAAQVKLLRFLENGRVVRLGGTKARTLDVRILAATHRNLDQMVKDGTFRLDLYYRLNVIPIHVPALRERRDCILPLVRHYVDLFGARDSIRKRLTRAASDALLAYDYPGNVRQLMNICERLVVMTETDLIDIKDLPAEIAAGGGQAAAAGGVWHDEVTLQETLDKVEKAVLEQALVKHGNQVRMAEALGVNQSTIARKLKKHGIA; encoded by the coding sequence ATGACTGAAGCGGTAAACGGAACTATTACAGCACTTGATCTGGAAGAGATGGCGCGGCAGATGCGCGCGTTCCAGGACCTGACGCGGGAGCTCGATGCCATTATCGACTCCTCCTCGGACGGGCTTTGGATCTGCGACGCTGACGCCGTCGTAATCCGCATCAACCCCGCGTCCGAGCGCATCAACAACATCACGGCTGCCGAGGTCATCGGCAAAAATATGCACGAGCTCCTGGACCAGGGGTTCATCGACCGCTCGGCGGCGCTCGAGGCTTTGACCACCGGCAAGGTGGTGAGCCAGTTGCAGAACCGGCAGGGGCGCAAGCTCATCTCAACCGGTACGCCGGTACTGGACGCGAACGGCAAGGTGATCCGGGTCGTGGTCAGTGAGCGTGACGTCACCGAAATCGACAACCTGCAGCGCGAACTGGAGGAGCAGGAGGCGCTCAGAGACCAGTTCCGCAGCCACATGCTGGAGATGCAGCAGGCTGACCTCGCCTCCCGCAGCGTCATCGCCCGCAGTCCGTTGATGGTCAACGCGCTGAAGCAGGCGCTCAAGGTGAGCGCGGTGAACTCGACCGTGCTGATCCTCGGTGAATCCGGCGTCGGCAAGGGGCTCATCGCCGAGCTCATTCACAAGAATTCCAGCCGCGCCGACAAGCCGCTCATCGAGATCAACTGCGGAGCCATCCCGGAATCCCTCATTGAATCCGAGCTTTTCGGCTACGAGAAGGGCGCCTTCACCGGCGCGCAGGTAAGCGGCAAGCCGGGCTATCTCGAACTTGCCGACGGCGGCATCCTCTTCCTCGACGAGATAGCCGAACTCCCCCAGGCCGCCCAAGTGAAGCTGCTTCGCTTCCTGGAAAACGGCCGCGTGGTTCGGCTCGGCGGGACCAAGGCCCGCACGCTCGACGTCAGGATCCTGGCGGCAACCCACCGTAATCTTGACCAGATGGTCAAGGACGGCACCTTCCGGCTCGACCTCTACTACCGTCTGAACGTGATTCCGATCCACGTGCCGGCCCTGAGGGAGCGGCGCGACTGCATCCTGCCGCTGGTGCGGCATTACGTCGATCTGTTCGGGGCGCGCGACTCGATCCGCAAGCGTCTGACCCGGGCCGCTTCGGACGCGCTCCTGGCCTACGATTACCCCGGCAACGTCAGGCAGTTGATGAACATCTGCGAGAGGCTCGTGGTCATGACGGAGACGGATCTCATCGATATCAAGGATCTCCCTGCCGAGATCGCCGCAGGCGGGGGGCAGGCTGCGGCTGCCGGCGGTGTCTGGCACGACGAGGTGACCCTGCAGGAGACGCTTGATAAGGTGGAAAAGGCCGTCCTCGAACAGGCGCTCGTCAAGCACGGCAACCAGGTGCGCATGGCCGAGGCGCTGGGGGTGAACCAGTCCACCATCGCCAGGAAGTTGAAAAAACACGGGATCGCCTAG
- a CDS encoding YbaK/EbsC family protein, whose amino-acid sequence MDSALSASAKRVQDALHGFGVDCRVKELGESTRTAVEAATAVGCEVGQIVKSLVFRGKESGKGVFVVASGANMVNEKVLATLVGEKIERATPDFVREQTGYAIGGVSPVGHPAPLTTFIDEDLLGYKELWAAAGTPNAVFALTPEQLCHITSGQVAALKK is encoded by the coding sequence ATGGATTCAGCATTGAGCGCAAGCGCGAAACGGGTACAGGATGCACTGCATGGCTTCGGTGTCGATTGCCGCGTCAAGGAACTGGGCGAGAGCACCCGCACCGCCGTCGAGGCGGCAACCGCCGTGGGGTGTGAAGTGGGGCAGATCGTCAAGTCCCTGGTGTTCCGCGGCAAGGAGAGCGGCAAGGGCGTCTTCGTGGTGGCAAGCGGCGCCAACATGGTGAACGAGAAGGTTCTGGCAACCCTCGTCGGCGAGAAGATCGAGCGGGCGACACCCGACTTCGTCCGCGAGCAGACCGGCTACGCCATCGGCGGGGTTTCCCCGGTCGGTCATCCGGCGCCGCTCACCACCTTCATCGACGAGGACCTGCTCGGCTACAAGGAACTGTGGGCCGCTGCCGGTACCCCCAACGCCGTCTTCGCGCTGACCCCGGAGCAGCTTTGCCACATCACCTCCGGGCAGGTTGCCGCCCTAAAGAAATAG
- a CDS encoding DMT family transporter — translation MSDTTTKPWINPYLAILVGVFAVSFSSILVRVCTAPPLVIAAYRLIFTFCFLAPFTLWGGAPALRGMTARQVRLSAASGVFLALHFVTWFISLKYTSIASSVVLVTTQPLFVVFGSWVFFKERVPRKALYGCFLAFAGSVVIGATDFQVGERAFIGDLLALFAAVMVSGYLLIGRRLRHSLPLTGYTFVTYGASAITLSAAAVAGGVPFYPYPGQDWLIFVALALVCTILGHTVFNWVLRYVQASVVSVSILGEPLGAILWAAVFLGENPTPRQVVGGSIIFAGLYLFTRITAKTDTPLATEKI, via the coding sequence GTGTCTGACACCACAACCAAACCTTGGATCAACCCCTACCTGGCCATCCTGGTAGGGGTTTTTGCTGTCTCATTCTCCTCCATCCTGGTGAGGGTCTGCACGGCTCCCCCCCTGGTGATCGCGGCCTACCGGCTCATCTTCACCTTCTGCTTTCTCGCGCCCTTCACCCTTTGGGGGGGCGCGCCCGCGTTGCGCGGCATGACCGCGCGCCAGGTCCGCCTCTCCGCCGCAAGCGGCGTCTTTCTGGCGCTGCATTTCGTCACCTGGTTCATCTCGCTCAAGTACACCTCCATCGCCAGCTCCGTGGTGCTCGTCACCACCCAGCCGCTCTTCGTGGTGTTCGGTTCCTGGGTCTTCTTCAAGGAGCGGGTGCCGCGCAAGGCGCTCTACGGCTGCTTCCTCGCCTTCGCAGGAAGCGTCGTGATAGGCGCCACCGATTTCCAGGTAGGGGAGAGGGCCTTCATAGGCGACCTGCTCGCGCTCTTCGCGGCGGTGATGGTCTCCGGCTATCTCCTGATCGGGAGGAGGCTGCGCCACAGCCTGCCGCTTACCGGCTACACCTTCGTCACCTACGGCGCCAGCGCAATTACCCTGAGCGCCGCGGCTGTCGCCGGCGGCGTGCCGTTCTACCCGTACCCGGGGCAGGACTGGCTTATCTTCGTGGCCCTTGCGTTGGTCTGCACCATCCTCGGGCACACCGTCTTCAACTGGGTGCTGCGCTATGTGCAGGCGTCCGTGGTGTCGGTAAGCATCCTCGGCGAGCCGTTGGGGGCGATCCTCTGGGCTGCCGTGTTTCTGGGCGAGAACCCGACGCCGCGACAGGTCGTGGGGGGATCGATCATCTTCGCGGGACTGTACCTCTTCACGAGGATTACAGCTAAAACCGACACACCATTAGCCACGGAGAAAATCTGA
- the rarD gene encoding EamA family transporter RarD, whose translation MSNLSENTELTAAQKSRQGVIYGLAAYLCWGFFPVYFKSVKVVPPLEMVSHRIVWSLAFLVLLITWKGAWPATIEVLKRPKSLAVLFVTTILIATNWLVFIYAISVGEVLQSSLGYFINPLVNVLLGFLFLRERLERPQWISLALAFTGVLYLAIQYGSVPWISLLLALSFGLYGLIRKVLHVEPLVGLTVETLLLMPFALFYLVQLNQKGTGIFLTHGVALDMLIPMSGVVTAIPLLLFAAAGKKLRLATIGFLQYITPTMHFLLAITLFGETFTHTHLISFLFIWAGLVLYSIHAYRSVKA comes from the coding sequence ATGAGCAACCTTTCCGAAAATACCGAGCTCACCGCTGCACAAAAAAGCCGCCAGGGCGTCATCTACGGCCTGGCGGCTTACCTCTGCTGGGGATTCTTCCCGGTTTACTTTAAATCCGTCAAGGTCGTCCCCCCCTTGGAGATGGTCTCGCACCGGATCGTCTGGTCGCTCGCGTTTTTAGTGCTGCTCATAACGTGGAAAGGCGCATGGCCCGCGACCATCGAGGTTCTTAAACGCCCGAAGTCCCTCGCCGTCCTCTTTGTCACCACCATCCTCATCGCCACCAACTGGCTGGTCTTCATCTACGCCATCAGCGTCGGCGAGGTGCTGCAGTCGAGCCTCGGCTATTTCATCAACCCGCTGGTCAACGTGCTGCTCGGATTTTTGTTCCTGCGCGAGCGGCTGGAGCGCCCGCAGTGGATCAGTCTCGCGCTCGCCTTCACCGGCGTCCTCTATCTCGCCATTCAGTACGGCAGCGTGCCCTGGATCTCACTACTCCTGGCGCTCTCCTTCGGGCTCTACGGACTGATCCGCAAGGTGCTGCACGTCGAGCCGCTGGTCGGTCTCACCGTCGAAACCTTGCTCCTCATGCCGTTCGCGCTCTTTTACCTGGTGCAGTTGAACCAGAAGGGGACCGGTATCTTCCTCACCCACGGCGTCGCGCTGGACATGCTTATCCCGATGTCCGGCGTGGTAACCGCCATTCCCTTGCTGCTGTTTGCCGCCGCCGGTAAGAAGCTGCGCCTGGCCACGATCGGCTTTTTGCAGTACATTACCCCCACCATGCACTTCCTGCTCGCCATCACCTTATTCGGTGAGACCTTCACCCACACCCATTTGATCAGTTTCCTGTTCATCTGGGCTGGCTTGGTTCTCTACTCGATCCACGCCTACCGCAGTGTAAAAGCGTAG
- a CDS encoding type II toxin-antitoxin system Phd/YefM family antitoxin, which yields MSSISANELKTRGVAAIEAALSHDSEAIISVRGKTRYVVMPIEHFHYLRECELEAALAQNNDDIAAGRFVVSTPEEHLKRIKAGDEA from the coding sequence ATGTCATCGATTAGCGCAAACGAGCTTAAGACCCGCGGTGTTGCTGCGATAGAGGCAGCATTGAGTCACGATTCGGAAGCCATCATTTCGGTTCGCGGTAAGACCCGTTATGTGGTCATGCCTATAGAGCATTTTCACTACCTGCGCGAATGTGAATTAGAGGCAGCGCTGGCCCAAAACAACGACGACATTGCCGCAGGTCGGTTCGTGGTATCAACTCCTGAAGAGCATTTGAAGAGAATAAAAGCAGGTGATGAAGCATGA
- a CDS encoding sodium-dependent transporter, whose protein sequence is MQNATVTKARDSFTTGLGVIAATLGSAVGLGNIWKFPALTGLNGGAAFIIVYLLSTLMAGLVVMVAELMLGRRSKSDALTTFKVLHPKNESWALIGAAGVLSAFLILAFYTEVAGWVFAYIFKAASGSILSADPKVTSAGFEKLITDPVQSVFWQCLVLVFVGAIIIAGVSKGIEKTTKRLMPVLFLILVMIGVRSLMLPGAAAGLEFLFRPDFSKVTGAVVLTAMGLAFFKLSVGMGTMITYGSYFRDDQNIPMTALRVMLADLTVSILAGIAIFPAVFTYGFKPEAGPSLLFITIPAVFSQMPFGNVFVVLFFVLGAIAATGAMLSILEVPVAYLHQRFGVSRFKSTVLTVVLLALIGSTAALSNSLLANFKLFGMTMFDLYDFVTSNFLMPVGGLFICLFVGWVWGDEKVRAALSNDGQLKNGAIISIFLFLVKYVAPITITVILLRGLKVI, encoded by the coding sequence ATGCAAAACGCAACAGTAACCAAGGCACGGGACAGTTTCACCACGGGTTTAGGAGTCATCGCCGCGACGCTCGGTTCTGCGGTGGGCTTGGGCAACATCTGGAAGTTCCCCGCCCTGACCGGCCTTAACGGCGGGGCCGCGTTCATCATCGTCTACCTGCTCTCGACCCTGATGGCGGGCCTCGTGGTCATGGTGGCCGAGCTCATGCTGGGGCGTCGCTCCAAGTCCGACGCGCTCACGACCTTCAAGGTGCTGCACCCCAAAAACGAAAGCTGGGCCCTCATCGGCGCAGCCGGCGTCCTTTCCGCCTTCCTGATCCTTGCCTTCTATACCGAAGTCGCCGGGTGGGTCTTCGCCTACATCTTCAAGGCTGCTTCCGGCAGCATCCTCTCCGCCGACCCCAAGGTCACCTCGGCGGGCTTCGAGAAGCTGATCACCGACCCGGTGCAGTCCGTGTTCTGGCAGTGCCTGGTGCTCGTCTTCGTCGGCGCCATCATCATCGCCGGCGTCTCCAAGGGGATCGAGAAGACCACCAAGCGCCTCATGCCGGTGCTGTTCCTGATCCTGGTCATGATCGGTGTTCGGAGCCTGATGCTTCCCGGCGCCGCTGCCGGCCTCGAGTTCCTTTTCCGCCCGGACTTCTCCAAGGTGACCGGTGCCGTCGTCCTTACCGCCATGGGGCTCGCCTTCTTCAAGCTCTCCGTCGGCATGGGGACCATGATCACCTACGGCAGCTACTTCCGTGACGACCAGAACATCCCGATGACCGCGCTGCGCGTCATGCTCGCCGACCTTACCGTTTCCATCCTGGCGGGGATCGCGATCTTCCCGGCCGTGTTCACCTACGGCTTCAAGCCGGAAGCGGGGCCGTCGCTGCTGTTCATCACCATTCCCGCGGTATTCTCGCAGATGCCGTTCGGCAACGTCTTCGTGGTGCTCTTCTTTGTCCTCGGTGCCATCGCGGCCACCGGCGCCATGCTTTCCATCCTCGAGGTGCCGGTAGCCTACCTGCACCAGCGCTTCGGCGTATCCCGCTTCAAGTCGACCGTCCTGACCGTGGTACTCCTGGCCCTGATCGGGTCCACCGCCGCGCTTTCCAACAGCCTCTTGGCCAACTTCAAGCTCTTCGGCATGACCATGTTCGACCTCTACGACTTCGTCACCTCGAACTTCCTGATGCCGGTGGGGGGGCTGTTCATCTGCCTCTTCGTCGGGTGGGTCTGGGGCGATGAGAAGGTGAGGGCGGCGCTCTCCAACGACGGGCAATTGAAAAACGGCGCTATCATCAGCATCTTCCTGTTTCTGGTGAAGTACGTCGCGCCGATCACCATCACCGTCATCCTGCTGCGCGGCCTTAAGGTCATCTAG
- a CDS encoding type II toxin-antitoxin system RelE/ParE family toxin has protein sequence MKYRLVFTKQYEKRARRFLKLHPELEPAYLKTLKLLQANPFHPSLRLHRLTGRLSGLHSISITLSYRITLEFLVTDEDITPVNIGDHDTVY, from the coding sequence ATGAAGTACCGCCTGGTCTTCACCAAGCAGTACGAGAAGCGAGCACGACGTTTTCTGAAACTTCACCCTGAGTTGGAACCGGCATACCTAAAGACTCTCAAACTACTGCAGGCAAACCCTTTCCACCCCTCCCTCAGGCTGCACCGCCTAACGGGCCGCCTGAGCGGTCTTCACTCGATATCAATCACGCTGTCCTACCGGATAACGCTTGAATTCTTGGTAACCGACGAAGATATTACCCCAGTCAACATCGGCGACCACGACACGGTCTACTAA
- a CDS encoding ABC transporter ATP-binding protein — protein sequence MSILKLDNVTIRFGGLVAVDKVNLEVEKGNIMALIGPNGAGKSTMFNLITGIYTPTEGQISFMGESISGKPAFKIAASGIGRTFQNIRLFTQLTVLENVLIGAHTQGTFDLTGATLKFLPWVRREEKELKELAMSCLKQVDLTHKAYELAGNLPYGEQRRLEIARALAIKPQIILLDEPAAGMNPQEKQVLAEMVKAISATGVTVFLVEHDMKFVMGISHRIAVLDYGVKIAEGTPEEIRKNPKVIEAYLGKGAADA from the coding sequence ATGTCTATTCTTAAACTCGATAACGTCACCATCCGCTTCGGCGGCCTGGTCGCCGTGGACAAGGTAAACCTGGAGGTCGAGAAGGGGAACATCATGGCCCTGATCGGGCCCAACGGTGCCGGCAAGAGCACCATGTTCAACCTGATCACCGGCATCTACACGCCGACCGAAGGGCAGATCTCCTTCATGGGCGAGAGCATCTCCGGCAAGCCCGCCTTCAAGATCGCCGCATCCGGCATCGGCAGGACCTTCCAGAACATCAGGCTCTTCACCCAGTTGACCGTGCTCGAGAACGTCCTGATCGGCGCCCACACCCAGGGCACCTTCGACCTGACCGGCGCCACCCTGAAGTTCCTCCCCTGGGTCCGCCGCGAGGAGAAGGAACTCAAGGAACTGGCGATGTCCTGCCTGAAGCAGGTGGACCTGACCCACAAGGCGTACGAACTGGCGGGGAACCTCCCCTACGGTGAGCAGCGCCGCCTGGAGATCGCCCGCGCCCTGGCCATCAAGCCGCAGATCATCCTCCTGGACGAGCCCGCCGCAGGCATGAACCCGCAGGAGAAGCAGGTTCTGGCCGAGATGGTGAAGGCCATCAGCGCCACCGGCGTCACGGTGTTCCTGGTCGAGCACGACATGAAGTTCGTCATGGGTATTTCGCACCGCATCGCCGTCCTCGATTACGGGGTCAAGATCGCCGAGGGTACGCCCGAGGAGATCAGGAAGAACCCGAAGGTCATCGAGGCGTACCTCGGCAAAGGAGCAGCGGATGCTTAA